A genomic region of Catalinimonas niigatensis contains the following coding sequences:
- a CDS encoding hybrid sensor histidine kinase/response regulator transcription factor, with amino-acid sequence MMVKIGSFLTTFCLGYAMLAQLSAQPEDIISRSYFMKDGLSNDFVTCLIQDNQGFLWIGTESGLNKFDGYHFTTYRENPLDDNSIYNDYITCLWEDQEQRLWIGTTTGLELFDLKSEKFLHPATDSLHPGKELNVAVKKIRERKDGKIWICTNQGIYLADPQTFSITRTYHFPKEVRRKSSRRANLNGNTFWDIAQASDGSLWAASEDGLVHIDTNTDQTIRYRYDPKNPHSLAEDMTWTVYIDRRDRIWVGTGHGLDLFNPDDQTFTHFLPQQLQSEDSLSHKLYVHAITERPNGNLWVGFSSGLYAFDPETGSFDLIRNHFIWSMYEDRQETVWLTSANGLFQTMPQSRKFAVYRQFGEAKVSSITSLAEDTAGNVWISGYDLAKGDFSLFRFDPASRHFFPYPQEPMHPQSSLGNGTKAMIGDNHGWLWAASRGKIDKFNIEQQTFSSITLPIDPKVMFKDSRGDVWLGEWGGVGKYDPKTETYKHLEAFPSASVHSLLEDKHENLWIGTTEGLVRYSLKTDQIDIFQHDHANLQSLSNNEVHHLMMDQNSTLWVGTAGGLNQMIPGTEKYPKFKHWRTAQSDLPHDDIYYIIDGGDESLWISCGNGISHFFPQTGIFRNYDYHDGLPDQIIERGLKSHKSEIYFGSNDGLVVFHPDSLHDNPHIPAVTITDFSIHNQPVPVQRTTADTLSWKTPLNDAISYTNEMELEYQQNDFSFEFAALNYVNPEKNHYKYKLEPYEKDWIETSAMNRMARYTNISPGRYTFRVIASNNDGVWNQQGATLSILIHPPWWRTTWAYLGYGLLFITSLVLARKVVVNRERLRAELRVQQVASDKLRELDTAKSRFLANISHEFRTPLSLISGTVQKLNTQTKLTDEQKTDCSRIDRNANRLLELINQLLDLSKLEAGQLQPHLQTGEVTVLLGALASSFESMAQNKDITYRYSIPLKAAWVSMDKDKLEKIINNLLTNALKFTPAGGKVAFTASIETISIDAHLLKLLVEDTGVGIPAQHLPHIFDRFYQVDPTATRNYEGAGIGLALTKELVALLCGTIHVESQEGQGSAFYVAIPLKATTAAEKEESYLSVENPNPPVSSLNLSPAKPLPTSHPKQLHATKSKENIVLVVEDNLDLRQYLKEILSPHYQVMEAADGQQGLLKAWEAIPDLIISDVMMPGLNGVSMCQQLKSDERTSHVPIILLTAKAGTSSKLLGLETGADDYLIKPFQLNELLARVKNLLDGRKKLREQFGKTLTLQPQEVAVTSTDERFLQKALAIMEVNMGNDEFDVETLGREIGMSRSQLHRKLSALINQSPSDFIRQFRLQRAAHLLQQDYGNISEVALAVGFSSLNYFTRCFRGMYGKTPSEYARRNTGEQA; translated from the coding sequence ATGATGGTAAAGATAGGGTCATTCTTGACAACCTTCTGCTTGGGCTACGCAATGCTGGCTCAACTGTCTGCGCAGCCGGAAGACATCATCTCCCGCAGCTATTTCATGAAAGATGGTCTCTCCAATGATTTTGTCACTTGCTTAATACAGGATAATCAGGGTTTTCTTTGGATAGGAACAGAATCAGGGTTGAACAAATTTGACGGTTATCATTTTACTACCTACCGTGAAAATCCATTAGATGACAATAGCATTTATAATGATTATATTACCTGTTTATGGGAAGATCAAGAGCAAAGATTATGGATCGGTACTACCACGGGCCTTGAATTATTTGATCTTAAATCAGAAAAGTTCCTTCATCCGGCAACCGATTCTCTGCATCCTGGCAAAGAGTTAAATGTTGCTGTCAAAAAAATAAGAGAAAGGAAAGATGGAAAGATTTGGATCTGTACCAACCAGGGCATTTATCTGGCAGATCCTCAAACCTTTTCCATTACCCGGACTTACCATTTTCCAAAAGAAGTAAGAAGAAAAAGCTCGCGAAGGGCTAACCTGAATGGAAATACTTTTTGGGACATTGCCCAGGCTTCCGATGGTTCCTTATGGGCGGCAAGCGAAGATGGACTGGTTCATATTGATACGAATACTGACCAAACGATCCGATACCGCTATGATCCAAAGAATCCTCATAGCCTGGCAGAAGACATGACCTGGACAGTATATATAGATCGCAGAGACAGGATATGGGTAGGCACTGGTCATGGCCTTGATTTATTTAATCCTGACGATCAAACTTTTACCCACTTTTTACCTCAACAATTACAATCCGAGGATTCTCTAAGTCACAAATTGTATGTGCATGCTATCACAGAACGACCTAATGGGAACCTCTGGGTTGGATTCAGCAGTGGCCTGTATGCTTTTGATCCTGAAACCGGAAGCTTTGATCTGATCAGGAATCACTTCATCTGGTCTATGTATGAAGACAGACAGGAAACTGTTTGGTTAACGTCTGCTAACGGACTGTTTCAAACCATGCCTCAAAGTAGAAAATTCGCCGTTTACCGGCAGTTTGGAGAAGCTAAGGTATCTAGTATCACCAGCCTGGCAGAAGATACGGCTGGTAATGTTTGGATATCGGGCTATGACCTAGCCAAAGGCGATTTCAGTCTTTTCAGGTTTGATCCTGCATCCAGGCATTTCTTTCCTTATCCGCAAGAGCCCATGCATCCTCAAAGTTCTTTAGGAAATGGTACTAAGGCTATGATAGGTGACAATCATGGATGGCTTTGGGCAGCATCAAGAGGAAAAATTGACAAGTTCAATATTGAGCAACAAACCTTTTCAAGCATTACCCTGCCTATTGACCCAAAAGTAATGTTCAAAGATTCCAGAGGTGATGTTTGGCTAGGGGAATGGGGTGGCGTAGGAAAGTATGATCCCAAGACAGAAACGTATAAGCATCTTGAAGCTTTTCCTAGTGCCAGCGTGCATTCTCTTCTGGAAGATAAACATGAAAATCTCTGGATAGGGACCACGGAGGGTCTCGTCAGATATAGCCTGAAAACAGATCAAATAGATATTTTCCAGCATGATCATGCCAACCTCCAAAGTTTATCCAATAATGAGGTGCACCACCTGATGATGGATCAGAACAGCACCTTGTGGGTTGGTACTGCCGGTGGACTTAATCAAATGATTCCAGGAACTGAAAAATACCCTAAATTTAAGCATTGGCGGACTGCCCAATCAGATCTACCGCATGATGATATCTATTATATTATTGATGGAGGAGATGAAAGCCTTTGGATAAGCTGTGGTAACGGTATTTCTCATTTCTTTCCACAAACAGGCATTTTCCGCAATTATGACTATCATGATGGCCTTCCTGACCAAATCATTGAAAGAGGTTTGAAAAGTCATAAGAGCGAAATTTATTTCGGCAGCAATGATGGTCTGGTCGTTTTTCACCCGGATAGTCTTCATGACAATCCTCACATCCCTGCGGTAACTATTACTGACTTTTCTATCCATAACCAGCCGGTTCCCGTGCAGAGAACCACTGCTGATACACTTTCATGGAAAACACCACTCAACGATGCCATCTCCTATACCAATGAGATGGAACTTGAATACCAACAGAACGATTTCTCTTTTGAATTTGCAGCTTTGAACTATGTGAATCCAGAAAAAAATCATTACAAATACAAGTTGGAACCCTATGAGAAAGATTGGATTGAAACGTCGGCCATGAATCGTATGGCCCGCTATACCAACATCAGTCCCGGCAGGTATACGTTCCGGGTCATAGCTTCCAACAATGACGGTGTCTGGAACCAGCAAGGAGCGACCCTTTCCATCCTCATTCACCCTCCCTGGTGGCGAACTACCTGGGCGTATCTGGGATACGGATTACTTTTTATAACCTCCCTGGTGCTGGCACGGAAAGTTGTCGTTAACCGGGAAAGACTACGGGCTGAACTGAGGGTACAACAAGTAGCATCAGATAAACTCCGTGAGTTGGACACTGCCAAATCCCGTTTTCTTGCTAATATCTCGCACGAATTCCGTACCCCACTATCTCTGATCAGCGGCACGGTGCAGAAGCTGAACACACAGACGAAGCTTACAGATGAGCAGAAAACGGATTGCTCTAGGATAGACAGGAACGCCAACCGGCTGCTGGAACTCATCAACCAGCTCTTAGACCTTTCTAAACTTGAAGCCGGACAGTTACAACCGCACCTGCAAACGGGTGAGGTAACCGTATTACTAGGAGCCCTGGCCAGTTCCTTCGAGTCAATGGCTCAAAACAAAGACATTACTTACCGCTACTCAATTCCACTGAAAGCAGCCTGGGTTTCTATGGATAAAGACAAGCTGGAGAAAATCATCAACAATTTACTCACAAACGCCTTAAAGTTTACCCCTGCGGGAGGTAAGGTAGCCTTTACGGCTAGCATAGAAACCATCAGCATAGATGCGCATTTGCTTAAATTATTGGTAGAAGACACTGGTGTTGGTATACCTGCCCAGCATCTACCGCATATTTTTGATCGTTTTTACCAGGTAGATCCTACGGCTACCCGAAATTATGAGGGCGCAGGCATCGGCCTTGCCCTAACCAAAGAACTGGTAGCGCTGTTATGCGGAACTATCCATGTGGAAAGTCAGGAGGGACAAGGCTCTGCTTTTTATGTAGCCATTCCCCTTAAGGCAACGACGGCCGCTGAAAAGGAGGAAAGCTACCTTTCGGTAGAAAATCCTAATCCACCCGTTTCATCTTTGAATTTATCTCCTGCTAAACCTTTGCCCACTTCCCATCCAAAACAACTACATGCTACAAAAAGCAAAGAGAACATAGTATTGGTGGTAGAAGATAACCTTGATTTGCGGCAATATCTTAAAGAGATTCTATCGCCTCATTATCAGGTAATGGAAGCAGCCGATGGCCAGCAAGGACTTTTAAAAGCATGGGAAGCAATTCCAGACCTGATTATCTCTGACGTAATGATGCCTGGTTTAAATGGTGTTTCAATGTGCCAACAACTGAAAAGCGATGAACGTACTTCCCATGTTCCCATTATTCTGCTTACAGCCAAAGCGGGCACTTCAAGCAAACTCCTGGGCCTGGAGACAGGCGCTGATGACTATCTAATCAAGCCATTTCAGTTAAATGAGTTGCTGGCGCGGGTCAAGAATCTGCTCGATGGACGGAAAAAATTACGGGAGCAGTTTGGCAAAACTCTTACCCTGCAGCCACAAGAAGTTGCTGTCACTTCCACGGATGAGCGATTCCTACAGAAAGCCTTGGCCATAATGGAAGTCAATATGGGTAACGATGAATTTGATGTTGAAACCCTCGGAAGGGAGATTGGCATGAGCCGTTCGCAACTACACAGAAAGCTCTCGGCTCTGATAAATCAATCACCCTCTGATTTTATTCGTCAGTTCCGATTGCAACGGGCGGCCCACCTGCTCCAGCAAGATTACGGTAATATCAGCGAAGTAGCACTTGCCGTTGGCTTTAGCAGCCTCAACTACTTCACCCGCTGCTTTCGAGGAATGTACGGTAAAACACCGTCTGAGTATGCCCGCAGGAACACTGGAGAACAAGCTTAG
- a CDS encoding HelD family protein has translation MKIINHTEQEERQYLERILQQLEWALQHSDRQTRQFSREFREDQSYLRDQRSGMDEADVVSAGQSFTRMAFQGESAIVARRKLTKLSETPYFGRIDFAQNGRTNRLPIYIGMYSFIGGTPDTYPIYDWRAPVSSMFYDFELGKAWYETPAGTVNGNIELRRQYRIRKGRMEYMIENSVNIQDDLLQRELSQASDDKMKQIVATIQRDQNAIIRNETSPVMIIQGVAGSGKTSIAIHRIAFLLYRFRDTIRSKDMLIISPNKVFADYISNVLPELGEAQIPEMGMEELAHDLLDHKFRFQSFLQQVFSLLNKQDKRIIERVRFKASAEFIGQLNRYLVYLENQWFKAMDVRVGEVLVPASFVQERFQALQRLPLLSRLPMVIQEVRDFVRAAINRKLSGREKSAIHQALSTALPRANVLELYRDFYEWLGRKDLFRMQGNVLEYADVFPLIYCKIRLEGIQAYQEVKHLVIDEMQDYTPIQYAVLARLFPGKKTILGDASQTANPHSATNAEEIQKVFPQADVVKLVRSYRSTYEITRFTQEINPNPDLLAMERHGPAPEVLGFSRQEDEMEAIKQRVDRFRASNHHMLAIICKTPAQARALNDRLAAPDVYLLSEESTFFKEGVVITTAPMAKGLEFDEVIVPYVSLNNYRNDMDKNMLYIACTRAMHQLMVTYHGLSSPFLEGIA, from the coding sequence ATGAAAATAATAAACCACACAGAACAGGAAGAACGGCAGTATCTGGAAAGGATTTTACAGCAACTGGAGTGGGCTCTACAACATTCAGATCGCCAGACCAGGCAATTTTCTCGAGAGTTTCGGGAAGACCAGTCCTACCTGCGCGACCAGCGATCGGGCATGGACGAAGCGGATGTGGTTTCAGCCGGTCAGTCGTTTACCCGTATGGCTTTTCAGGGAGAGTCTGCTATCGTGGCCCGGCGCAAACTCACCAAGCTGAGTGAAACACCTTATTTCGGTCGGATTGATTTTGCGCAAAATGGCAGAACAAATCGTTTGCCCATTTATATTGGTATGTATTCGTTTATCGGTGGCACACCGGACACTTATCCCATTTACGATTGGCGGGCACCGGTCTCTTCTATGTTTTATGATTTTGAGCTGGGGAAAGCCTGGTACGAGACGCCGGCCGGAACAGTCAATGGAAACATAGAACTCAGGCGGCAATACCGGATCAGAAAGGGCAGAATGGAGTATATGATCGAGAATTCGGTCAACATCCAGGATGACCTCTTGCAGCGGGAGCTAAGTCAGGCATCGGATGACAAGATGAAGCAAATTGTCGCGACCATCCAACGCGATCAGAATGCCATCATCAGGAATGAAACCTCCCCGGTCATGATTATTCAGGGTGTTGCCGGTTCGGGTAAGACTTCCATCGCCATCCATCGCATTGCCTTCCTGTTGTACCGCTTTCGGGACACCATCAGGTCAAAAGATATGCTCATCATCTCACCCAACAAGGTCTTTGCCGACTACATCTCCAATGTGTTGCCAGAATTGGGTGAAGCACAGATTCCTGAAATGGGGATGGAGGAACTGGCCCATGATTTACTAGATCACAAGTTCAGGTTTCAATCTTTTTTGCAGCAGGTTTTTTCCCTGCTCAATAAGCAGGACAAAAGGATCATAGAACGTGTTCGCTTCAAAGCAAGCGCTGAGTTTATCGGTCAGCTCAATCGCTATCTGGTTTACCTGGAGAACCAATGGTTTAAAGCTATGGATGTCAGAGTGGGAGAAGTGCTTGTGCCCGCCTCTTTTGTACAGGAACGTTTTCAGGCATTGCAACGCCTTCCTTTGCTGAGCAGGCTTCCCATGGTTATCCAGGAAGTACGGGATTTTGTAAGGGCAGCCATCAACAGAAAGCTTTCGGGTCGGGAAAAATCGGCGATTCATCAGGCACTTTCAACAGCACTGCCAAGAGCCAATGTACTGGAGCTTTATCGTGATTTTTACGAGTGGTTAGGTCGCAAGGACCTTTTCAGGATGCAGGGCAATGTTTTGGAATATGCCGATGTCTTTCCATTGATTTATTGTAAAATCAGATTAGAAGGCATCCAGGCTTATCAGGAAGTAAAGCACCTGGTGATCGACGAAATGCAGGACTACACGCCTATACAGTATGCTGTGCTGGCACGTCTTTTCCCAGGCAAGAAAACGATTCTCGGAGATGCAAGCCAAACCGCAAATCCGCACTCTGCCACCAATGCCGAGGAGATACAGAAAGTATTTCCACAGGCTGATGTTGTCAAGCTGGTTCGGAGTTATCGTTCCACCTATGAGATCACCCGGTTTACCCAAGAGATTAACCCCAATCCTGATCTGCTAGCCATGGAACGGCATGGGCCAGCGCCGGAGGTATTGGGATTTTCACGACAGGAAGATGAGATGGAGGCGATTAAACAACGAGTCGACCGTTTTCGTGCTTCCAATCATCATATGCTGGCTATCATCTGCAAAACACCTGCCCAGGCCAGGGCCTTGAACGATCGGCTTGCTGCACCTGATGTATACCTGCTAAGCGAAGAAAGCACTTTCTTCAAAGAAGGCGTGGTCATCACTACCGCCCCTATGGCCAAAGGACTGGAATTTGATGAAGTGATTGTTCCCTACGTTTCGCTCAATAACTATCGGAACGACATGGATAAGAATATGCTATACATCGCTTGCACTCGGGCGATGCATCAACTGATGGTTACCTATCATGGCCTATCTTCACCATTCCTGGAGGGTATCGCATAA
- a CDS encoding TlpA family protein disulfide reductase, which translates to MTDREVSTSQFGKFIYLDFWATWCGPCIKEFPRLKKLSEQYNKDKFEIIGIVGASKSDAIKKVIEKRGVNWRQIHSDKIVDKYQIREYPTTFLISPDGKIIGKNIRGEELEKRLAELIQ; encoded by the coding sequence ATAACAGATCGAGAAGTATCTACCTCCCAGTTTGGTAAATTCATCTATTTAGACTTTTGGGCGACCTGGTGCGGGCCATGTATAAAAGAATTTCCGAGGCTAAAAAAACTTTCCGAACAATACAATAAAGATAAGTTTGAAATTATAGGCATTGTAGGCGCTTCAAAATCAGATGCAATAAAAAAAGTAATTGAGAAAAGGGGAGTGAACTGGAGGCAGATTCATTCTGACAAGATTGTTGATAAGTACCAGATAAGAGAATATCCCACAACTTTTTTGATTTCACCCGATGGAAAGATCATTGGCAAAAACATAAGGGGAGAAGAACTAGAGAAGAGACTAGCAGAATTGATTCAGTAG
- a CDS encoding MGH1-like glycoside hydrolase domain-containing protein, with amino-acid sequence MEKKIPRSMRSPPPIFFPIVIKEIPDNICQKVIRTHFFNKEEFDLPFPIPSVAKNHPSFKQDQSTYIWRGPTWILFNWFMHQFFVEKGFAKEANHLVRSIRKLIQKSGFREYYDPFTGEGHGAQDFTWAGLVVDMINMEKKITS; translated from the coding sequence ATGGAAAAGAAAATACCAAGATCCATGCGTTCTCCCCCTCCCATCTTCTTTCCTATCGTGATCAAAGAGATACCCGACAACATCTGCCAGAAAGTAATCCGGACTCACTTTTTCAACAAAGAAGAGTTTGACTTGCCTTTTCCCATTCCATCAGTAGCTAAGAACCATCCCTCTTTCAAACAGGATCAGTCTACCTATATCTGGAGAGGGCCTACCTGGATTTTGTTCAACTGGTTTATGCATCAGTTTTTTGTGGAAAAAGGTTTTGCCAAAGAGGCTAATCATCTGGTGCGAAGCATCAGAAAACTTATTCAGAAAAGTGGTTTCAGAGAATACTATGATCCCTTCACTGGAGAAGGACATGGAGCACAGGATTTTACCTGGGCCGGGCTGGTGGTGGATATGATCAACATGGAAAAAAAGATTACCTCCTGA
- a CDS encoding copper-translocating P-type ATPase yields the protein MENHHEHDHSLRKDHHSYAKEDAKEKSEEVKTELAETTVHAHDEAHRHTDHTMDEDHTHGGHHDHHAMMIEDFKKRFWISLVLAIPVLALSEMIQQWLGFEIDFEGRGYVLFGLSSIIYFYGGWPFLKGLVDELKTNGPGMMTLIAVAITVAYVYSSAVVFGLEGMDFFWELATLIVVMLLGHWIEMKSVMGASRALELLVQMMPAEAHLVHGDHIMDVKVEELKKNDIILIKAHEKIPADGTVQEGESYLDESMLTGESRPVKKAKGDQVIGGSVNGNQSIRVKVVKTGKESYLNKVIALVEEAQKAKSKTQGLANTAAKWLTYIAIGAGIITLAVWLMLGREFDFALERMVTVMVISCPHALGLAIPLVVAISTAVSAQKGLLIRNRTAFENSRKITALVFDKTGTLTEGKFGVSRFESLTNDLSNEELLAYAASLEQQSEHPIAQGIVRAAKEKEFTFKKIEHFESLTAKGIQGEMDGVLWKVASPGYLKENHLDIPAEAQSDAAETVVFVIQNEQLVGFIALADKIREESSQAIELLRSKDMKIFMATGDNEKTAKAVSEKLGLDGYYSEVLPHQKVEIIKELQGKGHFVAMTGDGVNDAPALAQANVGIAVGSGTDVAAETADIILVNSNPKDIASLILFGRATYRKMIQNLVWATGYNAIALPLATGFIPGLMISPAIGAVFMSLSTVIVAVNAQLLRRSVHQAN from the coding sequence ATGGAAAATCATCATGAACACGATCATTCCTTAAGAAAAGATCATCATAGTTACGCAAAAGAAGATGCAAAAGAAAAATCTGAGGAAGTAAAAACAGAATTAGCAGAAACTACTGTGCATGCCCATGATGAAGCACACAGGCATACAGATCATACCATGGATGAAGATCATACTCATGGAGGGCACCATGATCATCATGCCATGATGATTGAAGACTTTAAAAAGCGCTTCTGGATATCGCTAGTTCTGGCCATTCCGGTACTGGCTCTATCTGAGATGATTCAGCAGTGGCTTGGCTTTGAAATTGATTTTGAGGGAAGGGGATATGTACTCTTTGGGCTTTCCTCCATCATTTACTTTTATGGAGGCTGGCCATTTCTGAAAGGTCTGGTAGATGAATTAAAAACCAATGGTCCGGGTATGATGACCCTGATCGCTGTGGCTATCACAGTAGCCTATGTGTACAGCTCAGCGGTAGTCTTTGGTTTAGAGGGTATGGATTTTTTCTGGGAGTTGGCTACTTTGATTGTGGTGATGCTGCTGGGGCATTGGATTGAGATGAAATCAGTGATGGGCGCTTCCAGGGCACTTGAACTGCTGGTACAGATGATGCCAGCGGAGGCACATCTGGTACATGGAGATCATATCATGGATGTCAAAGTAGAAGAACTTAAGAAGAACGATATCATCCTGATCAAAGCCCATGAAAAAATACCTGCTGATGGTACGGTACAAGAAGGAGAAAGCTACCTGGACGAAAGCATGCTGACTGGCGAAAGCCGCCCCGTGAAAAAAGCCAAAGGTGATCAAGTGATTGGGGGTTCAGTGAATGGCAATCAGTCTATCAGAGTAAAAGTTGTCAAGACAGGTAAAGAAAGTTATCTCAACAAGGTCATCGCTTTGGTAGAAGAGGCACAAAAAGCTAAATCCAAAACACAGGGACTGGCTAATACTGCTGCCAAGTGGCTTACTTATATAGCCATTGGTGCTGGAATCATTACCCTTGCAGTCTGGCTGATGCTGGGCAGGGAGTTTGATTTTGCCCTGGAGCGTATGGTCACTGTGATGGTGATCTCTTGTCCCCATGCACTGGGCCTGGCAATACCATTGGTCGTGGCAATATCTACAGCAGTATCTGCCCAAAAGGGCTTGCTGATCAGGAACAGAACTGCTTTTGAAAACTCCCGCAAAATCACGGCTTTGGTGTTTGATAAGACGGGCACTTTGACAGAAGGGAAGTTTGGTGTATCCCGCTTTGAGAGCCTGACTAATGATTTATCTAATGAAGAACTTTTAGCTTATGCAGCTTCCCTGGAACAGCAGTCAGAACATCCCATCGCACAAGGAATTGTACGAGCTGCTAAAGAAAAAGAATTCACCTTTAAGAAAATTGAGCACTTTGAATCCCTGACTGCCAAAGGAATACAAGGTGAGATGGATGGAGTGCTATGGAAGGTGGCAAGCCCTGGTTATTTGAAGGAAAATCATTTAGATATACCTGCTGAAGCTCAATCAGATGCTGCAGAAACAGTGGTGTTTGTCATTCAAAATGAGCAACTGGTAGGTTTCATAGCCCTTGCTGACAAGATCAGAGAAGAAAGCTCACAGGCCATAGAATTGCTCAGATCAAAAGATATGAAAATTTTCATGGCTACTGGAGACAATGAAAAAACAGCCAAAGCGGTGAGTGAAAAGCTGGGGCTGGATGGTTACTATAGTGAGGTGCTGCCTCATCAGAAAGTAGAGATCATCAAAGAATTGCAAGGCAAAGGGCATTTTGTAGCCATGACAGGAGATGGTGTGAATGACGCTCCTGCTTTGGCACAGGCCAACGTAGGTATTGCCGTAGGCTCAGGTACAGACGTAGCTGCCGAAACAGCAGACATCATCCTGGTCAACAGCAATCCTAAAGACATAGCCAGTCTGATTCTTTTCGGCAGAGCTACCTATCGTAAAATGATTCAGAACCTGGTTTGGGCTACTGGATATAATGCAATTGCCCTACCTTTGGCAACTGGTTTTATTCCAGGCTTGATGATAAGCCCCGCCATAGGCGCTGTATTTATGAGTCTAAGTACCGTTATTGTAGCTGTGAATGCACAGTTGCTAAGAAGATCAGTACATCAGGCCAATTGA
- a CDS encoding NAD-binding protein, whose amino-acid sequence MGHITSEVVGLITLVGLITIGLSTYLILYSHQIFEMLSPALNLFQRSENYTENKFIHEEHKDYDVIIIGLGRFGRRLTEMLDEHPGISYLGVDFDPGVINEWKVRGKDVIYGDMEDPDLLEQIPYKKGRAIVSTVPNNELSQQLIKTLEKNQHKGMVFVTTATERDYRQLRNYGLDDENILRPHQMAASFFYQSFLKDKVIQ is encoded by the coding sequence ATGGGACATATCACTAGTGAAGTAGTAGGTTTGATTACCCTGGTAGGCCTAATAACTATCGGACTTTCCACATACTTGATCTTATACTCTCATCAAATTTTTGAAATGCTTTCTCCAGCTTTGAACCTGTTCCAACGCAGTGAAAATTATACTGAAAATAAATTTATCCATGAAGAACATAAAGATTATGACGTGATAATCATCGGTTTGGGAAGATTCGGCAGAAGACTGACAGAAATGCTTGATGAACATCCAGGGATTAGTTATTTAGGTGTAGACTTTGATCCCGGAGTCATCAATGAATGGAAAGTCAGGGGTAAAGACGTTATTTATGGAGATATGGAAGACCCGGATCTGCTAGAGCAGATTCCTTATAAGAAAGGTCGCGCTATAGTTAGTACGGTGCCAAATAATGAGCTTTCCCAACAGTTAATTAAGACATTGGAGAAAAACCAGCACAAAGGTATGGTTTTCGTAACCACAGCGACGGAAAGAGATTATCGGCAGTTACGAAATTATGGGCTAGATGATGAGAATATTTTACGGCCTCATCAAATGGCAGCATCATTCTTTTATCAATCTTTTTTAAAGGATAAAGTAATACAATAA
- a CDS encoding cation:proton antiporter, giving the protein MNWLSSILENSFNEIALILTLAALLGILGQLLKQPLIVMFIALGILVGPSVLDLVASHDKIHLLAEIGIALLLFIVGLKLDLRIIKSVGKVALLTGLGQVLFTSLFGYLLGIALGFSALHSFYIAVALTFSSTIIIVKLLSDKKEIDSLHGQIAIGFLIVQDIVVILLMIILSTMQQSGDTSFFQDFIRTLVAGIGLLVFTFIAMKWIIPPLSAFIAKSQEMLTLFAIAWAVSLASAGELIGFSGEVGAFLAGMSLASSDFKDVISIRLVSLRDFLLLFFFVNLGANLDLSIIGSQVYSALIFSVFVLIGNPIIVLIIMGIMGYRKRTSFLAGLTVAQISEF; this is encoded by the coding sequence ATGAACTGGCTTTCTAGCATTCTGGAGAATTCTTTTAACGAAATTGCCTTGATCCTTACTCTTGCAGCTCTTTTAGGGATCTTGGGGCAATTACTAAAACAACCCTTAATCGTTATGTTTATCGCACTGGGTATTCTGGTGGGTCCTTCAGTACTGGACTTGGTCGCCTCACACGATAAGATTCACTTACTGGCAGAAATTGGCATAGCCTTATTGCTTTTTATTGTGGGTCTTAAGTTAGATCTCCGAATTATAAAATCTGTTGGAAAAGTAGCCCTGCTTACAGGTCTGGGCCAGGTATTATTTACTTCCTTATTTGGTTATTTACTTGGCATAGCACTTGGGTTTTCGGCACTCCATAGCTTTTATATTGCCGTTGCCCTGACTTTTTCCAGCACAATCATAATTGTAAAGCTATTATCCGATAAAAAAGAAATTGATTCGCTGCATGGCCAAATTGCTATTGGCTTTCTTATTGTGCAAGACATTGTCGTCATTCTTCTGATGATTATTTTATCCACCATGCAGCAAAGTGGTGATACTTCATTCTTTCAAGATTTTATCAGAACACTTGTTGCCGGCATTGGCTTGCTGGTATTTACCTTCATTGCTATGAAGTGGATCATCCCCCCCTTAAGTGCTTTTATAGCAAAGTCTCAGGAAATGCTCACGCTTTTTGCCATTGCGTGGGCGGTATCATTAGCATCGGCCGGAGAACTTATAGGGTTTAGTGGTGAAGTTGGTGCTTTTTTGGCAGGCATGAGTTTGGCTTCATCAGATTTTAAAGATGTGATCAGTATCCGGTTGGTAAGTTTGCGGGATTTCTTACTGTTATTTTTCTTTGTCAACCTGGGAGCAAATCTTGATTTATCCATTATCGGCAGTCAGGTTTACTCCGCTCTTATTTTTTCTGTCTTTGTACTCATTGGAAATCCCATCATCGTCTTAATTATTATGGGTATCATGGGCTACCGAAAGAGAACTTCTTTTCTAGCTGGTTTAACTGTTGCGCAGATCAGCGAATTTTGA